A portion of the Parasteatoda tepidariorum isolate YZ-2023 chromosome 5, CAS_Ptep_4.0, whole genome shotgun sequence genome contains these proteins:
- the LOC107447601 gene encoding uncharacterized protein → MSLNDEKRSFSGPSKNKFFCCVCDKSFSSKFNLKRHMKNVHDQEVEEPSLNGQKKFLCKVCNKSFASKFNLMRHAASVHGHPSTETENSCSLENKPTSSEIEVQSTEIVNSSTLDIIHLTSTSSEVEKPFVCTFSGCISKFQHERSLKSHEREKHGLINYKFERICPLCSERSVNVEQHFIDFHDIHIAVSENYFDSFSSFEVWKLEMEKNTKSFFRKYRSDERNVNGTVTVYYKCHRSGSFVSKGLGKRHLKISGSNKINGFCPAKIKVHKQNDDKCKVIFTETHVGHACDLGHMHMSKQERFALANKIASNIPFDAILDCIRTSVSDKGLERIHLLTKKDLHNIKKSFHLSSAVMKHENDFVSVNLWVKEQLSSENSCVLFFKTQGETSVEHPFLSMEDFTLIIMTEAQIELLNKFGTDCVCLDGTHGLNAYGFELITLLVIDDLRQGFPCAFMVSSRCDQLVLEIFFDEIKKKTGEIKCNVFMSDMADAFYNAWSSIMPLPEKRLFCAWHVDHAWRKNLKRIVSSEKKLATYKLLKCLLYEQDEDAFLVLMNATLEKLLEDPDTVDFGQYFSKYYTENVECWAYCKRLHSGINTNMHLERMHRTLKYTYLHGKNVKRLDKAINGIMLFLRDRLYDRLIIIHKGKLTRKLVDLRNRHKKSYNCNFICVKSPDSVNEYLVTSSDGKDMYVISKNKENCLCHLKCNECNECIHSYVCSCVDSAIRWNMCKHIHFLCMNKDEKHNAENLDIPKLDAFLSNNLVMNDDNEQDVLVNELCQQKEVEVSSLEKTKTDLKNRFFNLIDNLKTQEQCNLIQKGYLSLLATSNAIVNIDKSATFPLMECNPPNKNIVPQRKFVAKKKKRLSSDNIKMTFTQKDADNLTLPLILNFKNSKES, encoded by the coding sequence atgtctttaaatgatgaaaaacgGTCCTTTTCAGgaccatcaaaaaataaatttttttgttgcgttTGTgacaaatctttttcttcgaaatttaatttaaagaggCATATGAAAAATGTTCACGATCAGGAAGTAGAAGAGCCTTCATTAAATGgacaaaagaaatttctttgcaaagtttgtaataaatctttcgcatccaaatttaatttgatgagACACGCAGCCAGTGTGCATGGACATCCATCAACAGAAACAGAAAATTCCTGTAGCTTGGAAAACAAACCAACATCATCAGAAATCGAAGTGCAATCAACAGAAATTGTTAATTCCAGTACCTTGGATATCATACACCTAACATCAACTTCATCAGAAGTCGAAAAACCTTTTGTGTGCACATTTTCTGGTTGCATTTCCAAATTTCAGCATGAAAGGAGCCTTAAAAGCCACGAAAGAGAGAAACATGgtcttataaattataaatttgaaaggaTATGTCCTTTGTGCAGTGAAAGATCTGTAAATGTAGAACAGCATTTTATTGACTTTCATGACATTCACATtgcagtttcagaaaattattttgattctttttcgAGCTTTGAAGTCTGGAAattagaaatggaaaaaaatacaaaatctttttttcgaaaatatagaAGTGATGAGAGAAATGTTAATGGTACTGTTACAGTTTATTACAAGTGCCACAGATCCGGGAGCTTCGTCTCCAAAGGTTTGGGGAAGAGACATTTGAAAATAAGTggcagtaataaaattaatggattTTGCCCAGCTAAAATCAAAGTTCATAAACAAAATGATGACAAATGTAAAGTCATATTTACAGAAACTCATGTGGGACATGCTTGTGACTTAGGTCACATGCACATGTCGAAGCAAGAGAGATTTGcattagcaaataaaatagcttCAAACATCCCTTTTGATGCTATTCTTGATTGTATCAGAACTAGTGTGAGTGATAAAGGATTGGAACGAATACATTTACTGACCAAAAAAGACCTTCATAATATAAAGAAGTCTTTCCATCTATCATCTGCTGTAATGAAgcatgaaaatgattttgttagTGTGAATTTGTGGGTGAAAGAGCAACTAAGCTCTGAAAATTCTTgtgtgctattttttaaaacacaaggTGAAACTTCTGTGGAACACCCTTTCCTTTCCATGGAAGATTTCACATTAATCATTATGACAGAAGCTCAGATAGAGCTGCTGAATAAGTTTGGAACAGATTGTGTGTGCCTTGATGGCACACATGGGTTAAATGCCTATGGTTTTGAGTTAATAACTCTTTTAGTAATAGATGACTTACGACAAGGGTTTCCGTGTGCTTTTATGGTGTCTAGTAGATGTGACCAGCTTGTGCTAGAAATTTTCttcgatgaaattaaaaagaagactGGTGAAATAAAGTGCAATGTCTTCATGTCAGATATGGCGGATGCATTTTATAATGCATGGTCCTCCATCATGCCATTGCCAGAGAAGCGTCTGTTTTGCGCATGGCACGTTGATCATGCATGGAGGAAGAATTTGAAGCGCATTGTGTCTTCAGAAAAGAAACTTGCAACATACAAGCTCTTGAAGTGTCTGTTGTATGAACAGGATGAGGATGCATTTCTGGTTCTTATGAATGCTACTTTAGAGAAGTTATTAGAGGATCCTGATACAGTGGACTTTGgccaatatttttcaaaatattatactgaaaaTGTAGAATGTTGGGCTTATTGTAAGCGGTTACACTCAGGTATAAACACTAACATGCACCTAGAAAGGATGCATCGTACtcttaaatatacatatttgcaTGGCAAAAATGTTAAGAGGCTGGATAAAGCGATTAATGGCATTATGCTTTTTCTCCGTGACAGACTCTATGATAGGTTAATCATAATTCATAAAGGGAAATTGACCAGAAAACTGGTAGACTTAAGAAATCGCCACAAAAAGAGTTACAACTGTAACTTCATCTGTGTCAAATCTCCAGATTCAGTAAATGAATACCTTGTTACATCATCCGATGGCAAGGATATGTatgtcatttcaaaaaataaagaaaattgccTATGCCACTTAAAGTGTAATGAATGCAATGAATGTATTCATTCTTATGTATGTTCATGTGTTGATTCAGCTATTAGGTGGAATATGTGTAAGCACATACATTTCCTTTGTATGAATAAGGATGAGAAGCATAATGCAGAAAATTTAGATATACCTAAACTTGATGctttcttaagtaataatttagtaATGAATGATGATAATGAACAAGATGTTTTAGTCAATGAATTATGCCAGCAAAAGGAGGTTGAAGTCAGCAgtttagaaaaaactaaaactgatctaaaaaatcgattttttaatttaattgataatttaaaaacacaagaACAGTGTAATTTAATTCAGAAAGGGTACTTGTCATTGCTTGCAACATCAAATGCAATAGTTAATATTGATAAATCAGCCACGTTTCCCTTAATGGAATGTAATCCACCCAACAAAAATATAGTTCCTCAACGAAAATTTGTggccaaaaagaaaaagaggctTTCCTCAGATAACATAAAGATGACTTTCACACAAAAAGATGCAGATAATTTAACTTTACCTTTaatccttaattttaaaaacagtaaagaaagttaa